Proteins co-encoded in one Thamnophis elegans isolate rThaEle1 chromosome 1, rThaEle1.pri, whole genome shotgun sequence genomic window:
- the LOC116515806 gene encoding cytochrome c oxidase assembly protein COX16 homolog, mitochondrial isoform X2, which yields MAWMQGLRKSKSLQYGLPMMILIVGGSFGLREFAQIRYDIQKIRGKMDPELEKKLKKRKVTLEEEYEGLPRFELGISFS from the exons ATGGCCTGGATGCAAGGGCTGAGGAAGAGCAAATCGCTACAGTATGGACTCCCGATGATG ataTTAATAGTTGGTGGGTCATTTGGGCTCCGTGAATTTGCACAGATTCGATATGATATTCAAAAGATTCGTGGCAAG ATGGATCCAGAATTGGAAAAGAAGCTCAAAAAGCGTAAGGTGACACTGGAAGAAGAATATGAG GGATTACCTAGATTTGAGCTGGGAATTTCATTTTCTTGA